In the Clostridium cagae genome, TTAATATTTTCTACTAGATTTACAAAACCAATTATAGAGATTACTAAAAAAACTATGAAAATTAAAGAGTTAGATTTTAGTGAGGATATTGAGGTAAAAGGTAAAGATGAAATATCAGTATTAAGCAAGAGCGTAAATAATCTTTCTCATAAAATTGAAAATACTTTAAGTGAATTGAATCATAAAAATTTAAAACTTGAAAGCATGATAAAAAAAGAAAAAGAAAATCAAAAATTAAGAAAAGAATTTGTTTCATCTGTATCTCATGAATTAAAAAGTCCAATTACAGTTATTTTAGGTTATGCACAGGCTCTTTCTGGTGAAATTGTATCTTCAAATGAGGATAAAGAATATTATTTGGGTGTTATTAATGATGAGGCAGAAAGAATGCAAATAATAGTAAATGATCTTTTAGATTTATATAAATTAGAGTCAAATACATTTAGTTTAGAAATCAAAGAAGTAAATTTAGCTGATTTAGTTAAGAAAATAGTAAAAAAGAATTCACTACAATTCAAAAAAATGGATATTAATTTAATTTCTAAATTTGAATCTACAATAGTAATTGCAGATAAAATAAGATTAGAACAAGCAATCCAAAATTATATTAATAATGCTTTAAATCATGTAGATAAGAAAAATATTATTAAGATAACTGTTTTATCATCAGGAATAATCAAGGTATTTAATAGTGGAAAAAATATTGAAGATAAGTATCTAGAAAAAATATGGGATGGATTTGTTAGACTTGATAAGGTTAGAAATTATAAAGAAAAAAGGGTTGGTCTTGGATTAACTATAGTAAGGGAAATAGTTAAACTTCATAAAGGACAGTATGGAATAGAAAATAAAGATCTTGGAGTTGAATTTTGGATTAAAATTCCTTTAATATAGTAAATTTATTATAAATGTTAAACAAGTATTATATTAATGTGACATAAATGTTACATTAACCAGTTAATATAAATATATAAAATAAATTATATAAAAGATTGAACAATTATTAATTGGAGGGATTAAGATGAAAAAATCAATATTAACTTTAGTATTAGTAGGTGTATTAACAATAAGTGGAAGTGTGTTGGCATTTGCTGATGAAATATCTACAACAAGTGATTATAAATCTAATGGAACAACAGGAGTTCAAACTTTAATGGATAAGGGATTATCATTTGAAGAGGCTAAAAGCGAAATGTTAAATATTAAGTTTGAAAGAGTAGGCAAGGCAGTAGAGAATGGAAATATTACAGCAGAAAGAGGAGAAGAAATCAAGGAGGAAATGAGAACAAAGTCAGAGACTTGTACAACTCCAGGCGAAAATAAAACAAATGAACAAGGGGCTGGACTAAATAAAGCTTCAAATAATTCTAGGAAATTTCAATTTGGAAAAGGAAAAGGAAATGGCCTAGGAATGAAAAATGGGTTATGTTTAAATAATCAATAAAATTTAATAATGCTAAAAAATAACTGTAACTAGATTAACAAATAATTCTTAGTTACAGTTATTTTTATTTTAGGTTACTATTTAAAACTTATAAAATTAATTAATATCAATAAGGTTTTATATTGTTTTTTATTAATCTCATAAAGGTATCTGGAGTGACAATTCTTACTTTAGAATTTTCGTTTAATTTATTTACAACATCTTGAACATTGTCCATGGTATTACTCCATACATGAACATAAACGAATGTATAAGAATTAGGATTATTTATATCTGTATAACCTAAGTCAATTCTATTATTAATATTTTTAATTAATTGATTTTCATCCTCTAATCCACCCCAAAGTAAATCACGACAGGATACTATAGGTTTATTATTTGTCCAAAGTAGTTTCCCATCATAACTATTATTTTTTTCATAGTTAAGATAAAAAAGTCCATTTATATTATTACGTTTAGTATATTTTTCCCACAAATCCCTTCTATAAAAAGAATCATCATCAAGTATTAGTACATAATTTTGATCAACTTTGTGCATATATTCATCTAGTGTTTTAGTATAATCATCTAGTTTGTTAATAGGAAATTTACTAGGATACATATATCCATTTCCAGAAGGCGGAACTATGTAGTTATCATTGTATTTTGAACAACTAGAACTTGTATAGTATTTATTAAAAACTGTAGGTGCTAAATAATAAATAGATGGACTTATAGACCAACCTAAATTGAAGTTTCCTCTATAAGCAGATCCATACCAATTTTTTGAACTATAATTGCTACCAAGTAACCATTGTTGATTATCACCATCAGACATAATAAATGTAACATAATGAACACCATCTTCTGATAAAACATCATTATTAGATTTTTGAGTTTGTGGAGTAGATGGATATGAACTTAATACTGAAAGATTATAAGACCAATCAGCAGCAATTATATCTATACCAAACTTAGAAGCAATAGTTACATTAGTATGTTCATCCGGTCCCCAACCTAAACAATGTGAATTATTATTCATAGATTTAAAAATAGTTTCTCTTAAAGAACTATCAGTTATATCATCTTCATAAAAAATTAGAGATTTTGATAGTATCGCATAATCTCTTAAAGCCATAGTTTTATCTGGAGACAATTCGATCACAGTAGAATGATTTAACCCTGAATTCCACAAATTATTATATGCCCAATATTTATCTGTATCTTTGCAATCTTCAATTAAAGTATTCACGCCATAAGTTTTGACTTTGTTTTCTAATGATTCATCAATAGCAATTGAATTTTTTAAAGAGGCAAGAGTGCAAGCATTATTTATAGAAGGATAATTCAGTTTACTGTATAATACGTATCCATCTATATATGATTTAAATTTATTTAATAATTTCCAAGGATTTTTAATAATTTTATATTTAACATTATAATTATGTTTTAAATCTTTTAGCCAAGTTTCATAATCGGGTTCGTTAGGACTAATAATATAAATTTGATGATCAGATTTAGCAGCAATAATGCCTTGTAGTGTAGAAATCATAGTTTGTTCTTCTCTAGTCATATCATTTTCTGATATAACATATAAGTATTTTGGTTGTATGGAACTTTTAATATAAGGTTCATTGGTGTTTAAAATATCAGTATTAAAATTCTGTGAATAATTACTTGAAGAATTTTTCATGACACTTATATCTGAGAAAACTTTTTGGGAATACAATATTGAATTAAAAGAAAATATTATAGTTAGAAATACAATAAAGCAGATCTTAATGAATTTTTTCATAAGTATATACCTCACACAATTATTATTTAATATTTATTATAATTAGTTAGATATAGATAGTTTATTCATGAATAATATTAGAGTTATTATTTGTTATTTATAAATTAAATACTTTAAACTATAAAATAATGGACTCTTATTAGTACTTATAAGTTAAATACTTTACATAAAATATTAAATCTATGTTAAATTTATAAAATTTTACTCAAACCAGTTTAAAAAATTACTACAAAAGGAATATAATTATTTTGGGGTTAAAATCAGATATAATATTTTTATATTAATCTAGGAGATGAAATAATGTTAAATTTTAATTGTAAAGAAGATAAATTTTACCAGATGTTATTAAAATCGGCTGAAATTGTTAATGAAGCTGCTATTGAATTGAGAAAAAGTTTGGAGTGTTTAGATAAGAGAGAAATACAAGTAAAGAATACATCAGAATTAGAAAACATTGGTGATGAATTAGTTCGCACTTTAATTAAAGAATTAAATGATGCATTTATAACACCTATAGACCGAGAAGACATATATGAAATAATAAAAGAAATGGATAATATTTTAGATTCCATTAATTCAACAGTTCACAGATTTATAATGTTTGATATAACAGAAAGTACAGAGGAATTAAGAGAAATATGTAATATGTTAGTACAAGCTACTGAAGAACTTGTAGTTTTAATGAGTGAGTTAAAAATACATGGTTGTAAATCTAAAAGTATAAATACTAAAATCATGAATATAAGTAAAACTGAAAGTGAAGCAGATAAGATATTTAGAAAAACTGTACAGCAATTATTTAAGTATGAAGAGAATCCAATTGAAATTATGAAATGGAAAGAAATCTATCAAATTTTAGAAGATACAGTGGATAATTGTGAAAAAGTGGCTAATATAGTAGAAAGAGTTGTAATTAAAAATGCATAGTTCGTTAATTGTAACAATACTAATAATAATTTTTGCGGTAACATTTGACTTTATAAATGGATTTCATGATACAGCTACAGCGGTTGCAACTTCAATAACTACAAGGGCACTTACTCCTAAACAAGCTATAATAATATGTTGTATATTTAATTTTTTAGGTGCCTTTATGGGGACAGCAGTTGCAAAAACAGTTGGTGAAAATATTGTAAGTCATACATCTATACCACAATGGGTAATAATGTGTGTATTAATTTCATCTATAATTTGGAATTTGCTAACATGGTATTTTGGAATTCCAAGTAGTTCATCTCATGCTTTAATAGGAGCACTTGTAGGAGCAGGAATTGCATATACTAGTACTCTTAATGTTGTTAATTGGTACAATCTTTTTCATAGCGTAATTTTATGGTTATTTCTTTCACCTGTAATAGGATTTATAGTTGGATATATATTGATGGTAATATTAAATTTTGCATTAAAGTCTCATAAGAGAACTGTTGTAAATAAGATATTTTTAAAATTACAAGTATTAGCTGGAGCATTTATGGCATTTAACCATGGTGGAAATGATGCACAAAAATCTATGGGAATAATAACGATGGCATTACTAAGTGGTGGGTTAATAAGCACATTTGAAGTGCCTGCATGGGTAATTTTTATTTGTGCATTATCAATGGCACTTGGAACTTCTATAGGTGGTAAAAAGATAATAAAAACTATGGGAAGTGGAATGGCAAAATTAACTCCGGTAAATGGATTTGCAGCTCAAACTGGTGCTGCTTGTGTAATATTAACAGCAACATTATTTCATGCACCAGTAAGTACAACACATATAATAACAACAACCATAATGGGGGTTGGAGCATCTAAAAGGTTTAAAAATGTAAAATGGGGAGTAGCTAAACAAATAGTTTGGGCATGGGTTTTAACTATTCCAATAACAGCAATATTTTCAGCATTACTTATAGTAATAATCAAATTATTTATATAATAATAAATACATAGCATATGCAATAAAAACAATTTTATAGCGATATAATTAAAAGTGCTATCTTTGAAATAAAATGTACCTATGATTTAAGTACATTTCATAATCAAAGAGCGCTTTTTTAGTTGTTTTAAAAGTCTTATTTTATTGCAATAGGCTATAAGTAGGATGAATATATAAGGTTAAAATAAATATTTAAAAAAATCTTTTATTATAAATGAACCATTTTTAAAGTTAAAGTCTCTTATATATAGATGCATCTAGAGAGGCCTTTAAGGAAGGAGATATAAAAGTGAGTGAAAAGGAACTTGTTCAAAAAATCCAGTCTGGTGATATGAACGCTTTAGGCGAAATATTTGAGATATACAAAAGTCAATCATTAAAATATGCATATTTAATTACAGGTAATAAATTTACTAGTGAAGATATTGTACAAGAAGCATTTATAAAATGTTATTTAAGTGCTAAGAGTCTAAAGAATATAGAACAATTTAAACCATGGTTTTTTAAAATTCTTACAAGAATTGCTTGGAAACACGTAGGTAAAGAGAAAAAAGCTTTGCCTTTTGAAAATATTTTTGAAAAAGCAAATGATGAAAGTATTGATAAATCAATTGATATATATATAAGAAACCAAGAGGCAGAAACACTTCATGCTGAAATTGAACATTTGAATTTAAAGCAAAAAACAGCAATAATACTTTTTTACTTCAATGGATTGAGTGTAAAAGAAATTGCAAAAATTATGGGATGCTTTGAGGGGACAGTAAAATCAAGGCTTTATACTGCAAGGAAAAAATTAAAAGAAACCTTATCAAAGGATAAAAAGTGTGAAATATCAAAAGCAAAGGAGTGTGAAGCTTAATGGACAAAAAGTTAAATGATAGTATGGATAAAAAAATTACAGAATGTTTAAATAAAAAATCTGATGAGATTTCAGCTCCAGAAAATATGTTTTTTAAAATCAGAGCTGGAATTTTAAAGGAAAATAAGGGAGGACTTTTTAATATGAAATTTAAATTTTCAAAGCCTAAAATAGCTATACTAGTAGGATTGTTATGCATAGCTACAACTGTTACTGGAGTGGCCGCTTCAACAAATGGGTTATCATGGATTGGAAGTAGTAGTAGATTTAACGATATTAATAAATTTCCTGCTACTGATAAAGTAGAGGATACTGTAGGGTTTTTGCCTAAATATGTAGAAACTTTTGATGGAGATTTTGAATTTAAGTCATTTAACTTCTCAAATCAAGACTTAAAAAAAGATGATGGTGAAGTTATTACAAGAACCAAAACTGCTGACTTTCAGTATAAGAGAAGTGGTGCAAGTTCAAATCAACATCTATATCTTAGTGCACAAAAAGTTGAAGAAAAGTATACAGGTTCGAATGAAGAAAATTCATATAATGATGTAGTCTATTATAACAATTTAAAGATAGATTATCATAGTTTTAAGTACAAAGGTGTTCCTGAAAAGTATGTTCCAACGGATGAAGAATTAAAAATGGTAGATGAGGGAACCTTACAAATTGGATATGGGTTAGATAAGATTACTGAAGATAATATGCAGTGTGTTTCATGGTATGAGAATGGAATACAATACAGTATATTAAATAGTAATTATGATGATGTTGATAAAGATCAAATGATTGAAATGGCTAAAACAGTTATAAATAAATAACATTAAAAAGAAAGAGTAGTTTTTAGATTTAGAATGTATTATATTTCAAGGGCATTTTAAAACAAATAACTACTCTTTTTATTATTGCAACAACTATACAAAAATTTAATATTATAAAGTTTAGTTAATATTACTAAAGAGTTCTATATTAGATAATTATATTTATTTAATGTTATAGTAATTTAAATTTAAAGTATTTTTTATATGGTAAAATTATATAAAAAGTAATGGGTTAATTTATATTTTAAGTTAGAGGTTAAATTATGGAGAAAAATCAACTTAAGGAAATTAAAAAGCATGGTACGGCATATTTTCCGTGTGCATTTTACTATACAGAAAGTGATTTAGAAAATTTAATAGTGAAACACCATTGGCATGATCAATTAGAATTAATTCACATGAAAAAAGGTGAATTTCAAGTAGAAATAGATATGGATAAGCATGTTGTACATGAAGAAGCTATTTGTTTTATCAATAGTGAGGAGCTTCATTTTATCAAATCAAATCACCCGTGCAAAGAAAGTGCTATTGTTTTTGATTTAAAAATGCTTAGCTTTGATATGTTTGATTCTATACAAGGCTCATTAATTCAACCATTATTAAATGGTGAATTAAAGATGCCACATTTTATTTTTAAAAAAGGAAAATATGGGGAACAAATTTTAAAAGAGTATTCTGAGATTTTAGACGCATATAAAATAAGCGGACAAATATCACAAAATCCAGAAGGTAATATTACAGAAAAATTATCATCACAAATAAAAATAAAGGCATCTTTATTAAAAATTTTAGCAATACTATATGAAAATAATTTGCTTATAAAAGAGAATGAGAAAAATAAAGATTATAGAGTAGATTATATAAAAATAGCTATCTCTTATATTCAAAATAATTATTCAGAAAAAATACATATAAAAGATTTAGCTAAGCAAATTAATATGAATGAACAATATTTTTGCCGGTTTTTTAAAAGGATGATTGGTAAAACTCCTATGGAATATGTTAATGAATATAGAATCAAGAAGGCCAAAGAACTATTAAGGGAAACTAATAGACAAGTTATGGATATATGTTTAGAGTGTGGATTTCATAACATGGGGAATTTTATTAAAGTATTTAAAAAGCATACAGGAATAAATCCTATGAAATACAGAAAAAATTTTATTAATAAAAAGTCATAAAAACGTAATTTTAAATCACTAATACGTAAGAAAACTTAAATTTAAGACTGTATTATATAACTATAGTAAAACAACGAGAGTCTTATGAGGAGGTGAATTTTAGTAAGAGATTAATAGTAAATATTTAAATATCTTACTAAATATAAATTATGATAAAAAAATGGTGGCATGATAAAGTAGCATATCAAATATATCCTAAAAGTTTTAATGATTCTAATGGAGATGGAATAGGTGATTTAAGAGGAATTATTAATAAACTTGATTATTTAAAAGAATTAGGAGTAGATATAATTTGGATTTCTCCAATTTATTGTTCTCCAATGGTAGATCAAGGATATGATATTTCTGATTATTATAATATAGATCCTAAATTTGGAACAATGGAAGATATGGATGAGTTATTAAAAGAAGCTAAATCAAGAGATATGCATATATTAATGGATTTAGTTGTTAATCATTGTTCTGATCAACATGAATGGTTTAAGAAAGCTATAGCAGATCCAGATGGTGAATATGCGGATTATTTTTATTTTAGAGAAGGCAAAAATGGAAATCCACCATGTAACTGGCGTTCATATTTTGGAGGCAGTGTATGGGAGAAGATACCTAACAGTAATAAATATTATCTACATTTATTTGCTAAGGAACAACCAGATTTAAATTGGGAAAACCCTAAATTGAGAAAAAAAATATATGAGATGATTAACTGGTGGCTTGAAAAAGGATTATCAGGATTTAGAATTGATGCGATTATTAATATAAAAAAGGATTTAAGATTTGAAGATTTTCCATCTGATAGAGAGGATGGTCTTTGCAGTTTATATAATATGTTGAATGCAGCAAAAGGCGTTGGGGATATGCTTAATGAATTAAAAAGAGAAACTTTTGATAAGTTTGATGCATTTACTGTAGGTGAGGTATTTAATGAAAAAGAAGATGAGCTTTATAAATTTATAGGAAAAGATGGATATTTTTCTTCTATGTTTGATTTTAGTATGAGCATGTTAGGTGGTAATGAAAAAGGCTGGTATGGTTATTGTGATTTTAAGACAAATGAATTAAGAAAGGTAATTTTTGATAGTCAGGTAAAAACTGCTGATATAGGATTTAAAGCAAATATTATTGAAAACCATGATGAACCAAGAGGGGTAAGCAGATATATACCTGCTGAAGATTGTAATGATTATAGTAAAAAGATGCTGGCAGCTATATCACTTATGTTAAAGGGAATTCCGTTTATATATCAAGGACAAGAAATTGGAATGACAAATAATAAATTTAATTCTATAAAAGAGATAGATGATATTTCAACAATAGATCAATATAAGGTTGCTATAGAACATGGATTTAATGAGATAGAATCATTAAAAATTGTAAATAA is a window encoding:
- a CDS encoding sensor histidine kinase — translated: MKSIKLKLFFGITLILSIFIVGIIIYGSIFKSYFEKEKLKEMEIIILQIESIIDINHNSDFKERVDELADEYNVQIDIKDKNLDKTIYATHEGKNNGGFGQNKFKNIKDIGRINEIDRLILHDKSTGVNFLTAIKELDNNLNKIIIKTPINIIDDAKSKSINLLILIFSPIIFLIIVLTLIFSTRFTKPIIEITKKTMKIKELDFSEDIEVKGKDEISVLSKSVNNLSHKIENTLSELNHKNLKLESMIKKEKENQKLRKEFVSSVSHELKSPITVILGYAQALSGEIVSSNEDKEYYLGVINDEAERMQIIVNDLLDLYKLESNTFSLEIKEVNLADLVKKIVKKNSLQFKKMDINLISKFESTIVIADKIRLEQAIQNYINNALNHVDKKNIIKITVLSSGIIKVFNSGKNIEDKYLEKIWDGFVRLDKVRNYKEKRVGLGLTIVREIVKLHKGQYGIENKDLGVEFWIKIPLI
- a CDS encoding DUF47 domain-containing protein; translation: MLNFNCKEDKFYQMLLKSAEIVNEAAIELRKSLECLDKREIQVKNTSELENIGDELVRTLIKELNDAFITPIDREDIYEIIKEMDNILDSINSTVHRFIMFDITESTEELREICNMLVQATEELVVLMSELKIHGCKSKSINTKIMNISKTESEADKIFRKTVQQLFKYEENPIEIMKWKEIYQILEDTVDNCEKVANIVERVVIKNA
- a CDS encoding alpha-glucosidase, encoding MIKKWWHDKVAYQIYPKSFNDSNGDGIGDLRGIINKLDYLKELGVDIIWISPIYCSPMVDQGYDISDYYNIDPKFGTMEDMDELLKEAKSRDMHILMDLVVNHCSDQHEWFKKAIADPDGEYADYFYFREGKNGNPPCNWRSYFGGSVWEKIPNSNKYYLHLFAKEQPDLNWENPKLRKKIYEMINWWLEKGLSGFRIDAIINIKKDLRFEDFPSDREDGLCSLYNMLNAAKGVGDMLNELKRETFDKFDAFTVGEVFNEKEDELYKFIGKDGYFSSMFDFSMSMLGGNEKGWYGYCDFKTNELRKVIFDSQVKTADIGFKANIIENHDEPRGVSRYIPAEDCNDYSKKMLAAISLMLKGIPFIYQGQEIGMTNNKFNSIKEIDDISTIDQYKVAIEHGFNEIESLKIVNKYSRDNARTPFHWNNGKNAGFTEGKPWITINKNYKHINAESQISDENSVISFYKKLIKLRKSDEFKNAIVYGEFKPTLEQYDNIFSFYRKGKEKKLMLIANYQKDEYKIRIPSLPKKVLINNYETITIEENELNLQGYQVLILEI
- a CDS encoding inorganic phosphate transporter, which codes for MHSSLIVTILIIIFAVTFDFINGFHDTATAVATSITTRALTPKQAIIICCIFNFLGAFMGTAVAKTVGENIVSHTSIPQWVIMCVLISSIIWNLLTWYFGIPSSSSHALIGALVGAGIAYTSTLNVVNWYNLFHSVILWLFLSPVIGFIVGYILMVILNFALKSHKRTVVNKIFLKLQVLAGAFMAFNHGGNDAQKSMGIITMALLSGGLISTFEVPAWVIFICALSMALGTSIGGKKIIKTMGSGMAKLTPVNGFAAQTGAACVILTATLFHAPVSTTHIITTTIMGVGASKRFKNVKWGVAKQIVWAWVLTIPITAIFSALLIVIIKLFI
- a CDS encoding GxGYxYP domain-containing protein translates to MKKFIKICFIVFLTIIFSFNSILYSQKVFSDISVMKNSSSNYSQNFNTDILNTNEPYIKSSIQPKYLYVISENDMTREEQTMISTLQGIIAAKSDHQIYIISPNEPDYETWLKDLKHNYNVKYKIIKNPWKLLNKFKSYIDGYVLYSKLNYPSINNACTLASLKNSIAIDESLENKVKTYGVNTLIEDCKDTDKYWAYNNLWNSGLNHSTVIELSPDKTMALRDYAILSKSLIFYEDDITDSSLRETIFKSMNNNSHCLGWGPDEHTNVTIASKFGIDIIAADWSYNLSVLSSYPSTPQTQKSNNDVLSEDGVHYVTFIMSDGDNQQWLLGSNYSSKNWYGSAYRGNFNLGWSISPSIYYLAPTVFNKYYTSSSCSKYNDNYIVPPSGNGYMYPSKFPINKLDDYTKTLDEYMHKVDQNYVLILDDDSFYRRDLWEKYTKRNNINGLFYLNYEKNNSYDGKLLWTNNKPIVSCRDLLWGGLEDENQLIKNINNRIDLGYTDINNPNSYTFVYVHVWSNTMDNVQDVVNKLNENSKVRIVTPDTFMRLIKNNIKPY
- a CDS encoding RNA polymerase sigma factor, which codes for MSEKELVQKIQSGDMNALGEIFEIYKSQSLKYAYLITGNKFTSEDIVQEAFIKCYLSAKSLKNIEQFKPWFFKILTRIAWKHVGKEKKALPFENIFEKANDESIDKSIDIYIRNQEAETLHAEIEHLNLKQKTAIILFYFNGLSVKEIAKIMGCFEGTVKSRLYTARKKLKETLSKDKKCEISKAKECEA
- a CDS encoding response regulator transcription factor is translated as MEKNQLKEIKKHGTAYFPCAFYYTESDLENLIVKHHWHDQLELIHMKKGEFQVEIDMDKHVVHEEAICFINSEELHFIKSNHPCKESAIVFDLKMLSFDMFDSIQGSLIQPLLNGELKMPHFIFKKGKYGEQILKEYSEILDAYKISGQISQNPEGNITEKLSSQIKIKASLLKILAILYENNLLIKENEKNKDYRVDYIKIAISYIQNNYSEKIHIKDLAKQINMNEQYFCRFFKRMIGKTPMEYVNEYRIKKAKELLRETNRQVMDICLECGFHNMGNFIKVFKKHTGINPMKYRKNFINKKS